One window of Panthera tigris isolate Pti1 chromosome C2, P.tigris_Pti1_mat1.1, whole genome shotgun sequence genomic DNA carries:
- the LOC122241887 gene encoding keratin-associated protein 21-2-like, producing MCCNYYRNSCGSCGHGCGYGCGCGSGYGCGYGCGYGSGSGCGYGCGYKSGYGSACCGCRPFSYRRCYSSCC from the coding sequence ATGTGTTGCAACTACTATAGAAACTCATGTGGTAGCTGTGGCCATGGCTGTGGCTATGGCTGTGGCTGTGGTTCTGGATATGGCTGTGGCTATGGCTGTGGATACGGCTCTGGCAGTGGCTGTGGATATGGCTGTGGATACAAGTCTGGCTATGGCTCTGCCTGCTGTGGATGCAGACCGTTTTCCTACAGAAGATGTTATTCATCTTGCTGCTAG
- the LOC122241888 gene encoding keratin-associated protein 21-1-like, translated as MCYNYYGNFYRGCGYGSGCGCGYGSGYGCGYVSGCGYGYGSGCGYGSRYGCGYGCGYGCGYGSGCGCGYGCGYGCGYGSGCGCGYGCGYGCGYGSGCGCGHGSRYGCGYGSGCCTCRPFCYRKCCSSCC; from the coding sequence ATGTGTTACAACTATTATGGAAACTTTTACAGGGGCTGTGGATATGGCTCTGGCTGTGGCTGTGGATATGGCTCTGGCTATGGCTGTGGATATGTCTCTGGTTGTGGCTATGGATATGGCTCTGGCTGTGGATATGGTTCCAGATATGGCTGTGGCTATGGCTGTGGATATGGTTGTGGATATGGctctggctgtggctgtggctatGGCTGTGGATATGGTTGTGGATATGGctctggctgtggctgtggctatGGCTGTGGATATGGTTGTGGATATGGctctggctgtggctgtggccatGGTTCCAGATATGGCTGTGGCTATGGAAGTGGCTGCTGTACCTGCCGACCATTTTGCTACAGAAAATGCTGTTCTTCTTGCTGCTAG
- the LOC122241884 gene encoding keratin-associated protein 6-2-like, translating into MCCNYGNSCGYGCGYGCGYGCGCGYGPYYGYSYGPGYRYGYGCGYGYGCGYRPYYGCSYVPGYGCGCGMGYGCGYGSRYGCGTGCGYGSCCGYGPGYGCGCGYGSGCYGYRPFCYRRCYSSCC; encoded by the coding sequence ATGTGTTGCAACTACGGCAACTCCTGTGGCTATGGCTGTGGCTATGGCTGTGGCtatggctgtggctgtggctatGGCCCCTATTATGGATATAGTTATGGACCTGGCTATCGCTATGGCTATGGTTGTGGCTATGGCTACGGCTGTGGCTATCGCCCCTATTATGGCTGTAGTTATGTACCTGGCTATGGCTGTGGCTGTGGTATGGGCTATGGCTGTGGATATGGCTCCCGGTATGGCTGTGGCACTGGCTGTGGATATGGCTCCTGCTGTGGCTACGGCCCTGGATATGGCTGTGGTTGTGGCTATGGCTCCGGCTGCTATGGTTACCGCCCATTTTGCTATAGAAGATGTTATTCTTCTTGCTGCTAG
- the LOC122242001 gene encoding keratin-associated protein 21-1-like: MCCNYGNSCGYGYGYGYGCGCGPYYGCGYGLRYGCGYGSGYGCVNGTRYGCGYGYGSSCCGYQPFCYRRCYSSCW; the protein is encoded by the coding sequence ATGTGTTGCAACTATGGCAACTCTTGTGGCTATGGCTACGGATATGGCTATGGCTGTGGATGTGGTCCCTATTATGGCTGTGGTTATGGCCTCCGTTATGGCTGTGGTTATGGCTCAGGGTATGGCTGTGTTAATGGCACCAGATATGGCTGCGGCTATGGCTATGGCTCCAGCTGCTGTGGCTACCAGCCATTTTGCTATAGAAGATGTTATTCCTCTTGCTGGTAG
- the LOC122241886 gene encoding keratin-associated protein 6-2-like, whose amino-acid sequence MCCNYGNSCGYGCGYGYGCGCGPYYGCGYGTGYGCGYGTGYGCGYGSRYGCGSGCGYGSCCGYGTGYGCGYGYGSSCCAYRPFFYRRCYSSCC is encoded by the coding sequence ATGTGTTGCAACTACGGCAACTCCTGTGGCTATGGCTGTGGATATGGCTATGGCTGTGGATGTGGCCCCTATTATGGCTGTGGTTATGGAACAGGCTATGGCTGTGGCTATGGTACTGGATATGGCTGTGGATATGGCTCACGGTATGGCTGTGGCTCTGGCTGTGGATATGGCTCCTGCTGTGGCTATGGCACTGGATATGGCTGTGGCTATGGCTATGGCTCCAGCTGCTGTGCCTACCGGCCATTTTTCTATAGAAGATGTTATTCTTCTTGCTGCTAG
- the LOC122241885 gene encoding keratin-associated protein 21-1-like: MCCNYTNSCGYGCGYGYGCGYGPYYGYSYVPGYGCGCGMGYGCGYGSWYGCGAGCGYGCGYGSCCGNGPGYGCGCGYGSSCYGYRPFCYRRCYSSCC, encoded by the coding sequence ATGTGTTGCAACTACACCAACTCTTGTGGCTATGGCTGTGGCTATGGCTATGGCTGTGGCTATGGCCCCTATTATGGCTATAGTTATGTACCTGGCTATGGCTGTGGCTGTGGTATGGGTTATGGCTGTGGATATGGCTCCTGGTATGGTTGTGGCGCTGGGTGTGGATATGGCTGTGGATATGGGTCCTGCTGTGGCAATGGCCCTGGATATGGCTGTGGTTGTGGCTATGGCTCCAGCTGCTATGGTTACCGCCCATTTTGCTATAGAAGATGTTATTCTTCTTGCTGTTAG